A segment of the Coffea arabica cultivar ET-39 chromosome 8c, Coffea Arabica ET-39 HiFi, whole genome shotgun sequence genome:
CACCTCCTGAGATCCCTGGGAGGAGAGATAAGAGGAACTCCAACCTCTACTGCGCCTACCACCGAGACGTTGGGCACGAGACTGAAGATTGCAACGATCTGAAGCGAGAGATCGAAAACCTGATCCGACAAGGATACCTGAAGCAGTTCATCCGCAAAGACGGAAGCTTCAACCGAAATGCCTCTCACCGGGAGAGCCGAGGTCCTCGCCGAGAGGACAGGCGGGACACCAAGCTTAATTGCCGAGGTCCTGAGAACCACAAGGGGGATCAGAGGCCTCCACGTGACGGATCACCAGGCTACGGCCCAAATATAGCCGGGGTGATCAACACCATCTCAGGTGGCCCCACGGGAGGAGACAGCCAGAACTCCCGAAAGCGGATCTACCGCCAAGCCGGCATGGATGTggccgagccgagctcgaggCTGTCCGAGGTGATAACCTATGGTCCCCGTGACCCTGTCCCCGCCGCCTCCAGCAATCACGAGACCCTAGTGATTGAGGTCCTCACAAATAACTACATAGTCAAAAAGGTCTACGTTGACCCCGAAAGCTCGGTAGACGTCATGTATTACCGAACTTTCGAGAGTTTGAAGTTGACCCGGGAGCAACTCACTCCGGTCAGAACTCCCCTTGTCGGCTTCGGGGGACACGTCGTCCACCCGGAGGGTATGGTGAATTTAATGGTGACTATCGGGCGTCATCCCCATTGCCGAACTGTGCCTGTCAGCTTTGCGGTGGTCAAAGCGGAGAGGCACTTCGGCCCCGAACGCAGCAAGGCCATATCGGACGAGGTCGACAAGCTCTTGCCGGCCAAGATGATCCACGAAGTCCAATATCCGACCTGGCTGTCCAACCCAGTCATGGTCAAAAAGGACACCGGCGGATGGAGAATGTGTGTAGACTTCACCGACCTCAACAAGGCCTGTCCCAAAGACTGCTATCCCCTCCCGAGGATAGACACCCTCGTCGACTCGGCGATGGGGTACGAGATCCTTTGCTTCCTAGATGCCTTCAAAGGGTATCATCAAATAGGAATGAGTGAAGAGAACCAAGAGAAGACGGCGTTCTACACCAACCAGGGTACTTATTGTTATACTACCATGCCATTCGGGCTAAAAAACGCCGGGGCGACCTACCAAAGGCTGATCAACCGACTCTTCAAGAATCAGATCGGCCGCAATGTGGAGGCCTATGTGGATGACATCCTCGTCAAAAGTCTCGCCACTTCATCCTTCCTGTTAGAATTGAGGGAAATCTTCGGGGTCCTGCGGGACTCGAGGATGAAGCTGAATCCCAAGAAGTGCGTCTTCGGCGTCACCTCGGGAAAATTCTTGGGGTATCTGGTTTCCCACCGGGGAATCGAGGCCAATCCCGACAAAATCAAGGCCATTCAGGACATGTCCCCACCTCGGAACGTCCGAGAAGTCCAAAGATTGAATGGACGCCTGGCCGCACTGAACCGCTTTTTGTCTCAATCTGCTGAGAAGGCCCTGCCCTTCTTTAAAGTGTTGAAGAAGTCTGACCAATTTGCCTGGACTGAGGAGTGTCAGGTTGCCTTCGACCAGTTGAAGCAATACTTGCATCACCTACCCACTCTCGCTTCACCTCGGCCCGAGGAGAAgctctacctctacctctcCGCAGCCGACGAGGCTGTCAGTGCTGTTCTTATCCGGGATGAGGGCACCCAAGTGCCAGTCTACTACGTCAGCCGAGCTCTCCGGGGGCCGGAGACTCGATACACTCAAGTGGAAAAACTAGTGCTGGGGCTAGTCCACGCGGCTCGACGGTTGAAACCCTACTTCTTAGCCCATCCCATCTCGGTCAGGACCGACCAACCCATTCGGCAAATATTGGTTCGACCCGAAGCTTCTGGTCGCCTCACCAAGTGGGCTGTCGAGTTGGGAGAGTATGACTTAACATAGGAGCCTCGCACAGCCATAAAGGCACAAGCCTTAGCCGACTTCCTCGCCGAGCTGACCTTCACGGACGGTCCAGAGTCCGCCTCCGCCGGAGCTGAAGTGTCCACTGCATCTCCATGGACATTGTATGTCGATGGATCCTCTAATGGAGAAGGCTGCGGAGCCGGGCTACTCCTGGAAGGACCTCAAGGAGAGGTGTGCTCCTACGCCCTCCGCTTTGGCTTCCCAGCCACCAATAATGAAGCCGAGTACGAGACCTTAATTGCTGGACTCCAGCTGGCCCGAAGGCTCGGCGCCCAGTAAGTCCACGTCCGCAGTGACTCCCAACTTGTTGTGCGCCAAGTTCTTGGTGAATACGAGGCTAAGGATGAGACCATGCAAAGGTACCTCTCCAAGGTTCACCAACTCACCGCATACTTCAAGTCATTCGAAATCCAAAGAATCCCCCGGTCCCAGAATAAGCGAGCCGACGCCTTATCCCGGCTGGCCTCCACTTCATTCTCTAATCTCAACAAGACGGTCTTAGTGAAAGTTCTGAATGAACCCGGATATGTGGAAGAGGTGGCCTGCCCCGTGCACTCCGAAGATACCTGGATGACCCCGTTCATCCTTTTCTTGGGTCAAGGAACACTCCCTGAAGACCGAGCCGAGGCGAGAAGAATACAACGCAAGGCGGCTCGATACGCCCTCCGCGATGGAGAATTGTACAAACGCTCTTACCTCGGCCCCTGGCTGAGGTGTGTCACTCCCAAGGCCGGACGTCATATCCTCCACGAGATCCACGAAGGCCTGTGCGGAGCTCATGTCGGCCACAGGATGTTAGCCAAGAAGACTATGCTCCTTGGATACTTCTGGCCATCACTTCGGCAAGACGCCCAGGACCTCGTTCTCGGCTGTCCTTCCTGCCAAGTCCACGCACCCGAGCATCACCAGCCCTCAAATTTCATGGTCCCCATCACTTCACCTTGGCCATTCGAGCAATGGGGGACAGATATCATAGGTCCTTTCCCTAAAGCGGTCGGGGGCTATACCTTCCTGGTGACTGCTGTGGACTACTTCACTAAGTGGGTCGAGGCCGAGCCACTTCGGACCATCTCGGGGCTGGCCATTCAGAAATTCTTTTGGAAATGCATTGTCTGCCGCTTCGGCATACCTCAGATCATCATCTCGGACAATGGGAGACAATTTGCCGAGAACCCATTCAAGACCTGGTGCGAGAACCTCGGCATCAAGCAACACTTCACTTCGGTTGGCCACCCCCAGGCCAATGGTCAAGCAGAAAACTTCAACCGGACTCTCCTGCATGGCCTCAAGACCCGACTACACCAAGCTGGGTCATCTTGGGTGGAGAAACTCCCCAATGTCTTGTGGTCATATCGGACTACGCCGAGGTCAGCGACGCAAGAGACCCCATTCTCCCTGACCTATGGCGCCGAGGCTGTCATCCCGGCTGAGATCCTTACTCTCAACCCTCGGCTGGCAGCCTATGCCGCCGAGGTGAACGACGAAGAGAGGCAGCTGGACCTCGACCTCGTCGAAGAACGAAGGGATCTCGCCTCAGCCCGGATAGCTTCATACAAGAACACACTGGCACGCTATTACAATGCCCGTGTCAGACATCGTAGATTCCGTCCTAGAGACTTGGTTCTCAGGAAAAATTCAGTCAGCCGAGCTGAGCCGCAAGGGAAATTATGCCCGAAATGGGAAGGCCCTTACCGAGTTGTGGAATCTGACCCTAAAGGGTATTGTAAACTGAGCTACCGAGATGGCTCATTAGTGCCGAGGTTTTGGCACGCCGAGAACCTTAGGTTGTATTATGCTTGAAGTTGTGACTTCATTCAGTTGTTTCATCAAAGTTGacttcatccaattatcttgTCAAGTTATGGCTTCAGCTATTTAgttatttttcaacaatatGATGCCCAGCAtcctttattaaaaaataaggggGACAAACAAGGGATGAAGTCaaagcaagaaacaagaaattaaagagCTGAGATGAAAAGAAACAGACTTTCATTCAACAGAAGTATTACAAAAAATACAAGGCCGAGGTCGGAGTGCTACTAAACACTTCACCTCGGTCACCCCCTCGAAGCATATGAGCCTAGACTCCCGTCTCGGCTCCGTTCCCGGTCTTGGCTCCCTCCTGGGCAGCCTCCTCTTCGGCCTCTTTTCCGCCGGGGTGTTCATCTCCAGGCTCTTTTCCGATGTCCCCTCCGACTTCGTCCCCCCCGGCTTCGTCTCCCTCAGCTTCCTCTACTTCCACGTCCTCGAATACGTCGTCGAGTTCGGACAGCCACTTGTTGAACTCGACCTGGACTTCGGCCAAGTTCCTTCCTGCCTGAATGCCTTCGGCCATCCGGTCACATAACTCCTTGGAGTCTTCATTGTAGCTGgcatgatttttcaaagactcCAAGGCTTCGGAGGAGAGGTGAGCTGCGGCCTCGTCAATGGCTGATGTGAAGCCAAACATGAAGTTAGGCGTAAGCAGTTGGCCGAGATCCTTGATGAAGGCATCGGACCTCCGAAACGCGTCCACAGCCGAGGCTCCAGCACCCTCGAGAGCTTGTGCGTGGGACTTCTTCACTTCGTCCCCCCTCTTCTGCTCCTCCTCGAGGGCTGATCTAAGACTATTCATCGTAGCCTCGGCCTCCCCACCCTTAGCTTCAACCTCTTGAAGTTGCCTCTGAAGCTCCGACTTCTCGGATTCGGACACCGCCAGTTGTTTCTCCAACTTGGAGATCTGAGTCTGCAACTTGCCGGTGTCCTGCTCCTCGACTAGAGCACAGTATCTGTGAGCCATCTCGGCCGCAAAAGCTGAGTTGGAAGCCGTGGTCACCATCAGACTTTGAACCAGCTCGGCCGGGCTCAGTTTCTTCATGAACTCCAAATCCCTTGGCAGAGTGGAGTGCATTACTAGCTCTTGAGCGACCAGAGGATTTTGGCACCTGTCGTTGACCGAAATCTTCCAGCTCGGACACCAATGATTGCCGGAGTGCGTCTTCTCCTCCCCGGGAAACACTGGGGGGCTATGGAAACGATTTCATAGCGAGGTCCCCGAGACTGGATTGACCGGGGCCTTTAACTGCTTGCCTCGGCCCTGAGGAGGTGGGAGTGCCGTGACGACTCCGAGAGGCACTCCCCCCGACACGGACGAGGTGGACCCAGTAGCCGCGGTGGCCGAGCTGCCCTGGCCGACCTTGGTGGGAGTGCTTGTAGCCGCCGGGGGCTTGGCAGCCTGTCCTtgtgttttcttcttcttcggcGGAAGTGCCGATGTCTCGTCAGTACTCTTCCTCTTCGGCCTCTTGGCCACTTCGGACGAGCTGGAGACGACGATATCGGACAACTTGACCACTGCACAAGAAGTAAATATTATCATATGCCTTAGCCGAAGTGAAAAGAAAAGCCATGAAAGAAAATTACAAGGTTTCTCAAGTTTAATGGAAAAGAAGGGAGTCTTGGTAGTGTTGATCACGGCTTGACTTATCCCCCCATCCACGAGCACGGCTTCGGGGTAGTCATGGCTGAACAGCCGAAGTCCCGACTTCATCAGCTTCTGGAAAGACTCCTCTTCGGCATCCCCGGCAGAGGGGTCGGCCTTCGCCTTAATTGGCCTCCACCAAAAACCCCTCGGGAAGTCCACTCCGGACACGAAGAAGTAGTCGCGCTTCCAGTTCTTGATCGAGCTGGGAGCACCGATCACCAACTTCGGGATGGCATTGTTCCGGTTGCCAACATAAAACCATCCCTTATCCGTCGCGTGCGCCTTGAGGGTGTAGCATCGGTGGAAGAGATCGACGGGGGGAGTCACCTCTTGATGTCGGCACAGCATCTCAAACCCCACAATGATGCGGATCGCATTCGGGGTGAGTTGGGTGATTCTCACCTGAAAGTGACGAAGTAAGTCCCGGAGGAACCTCGACGTCGGCATCCTCAGCCCGGCCTCCAGCTGTTGAACGTAGACGGCCACCATGCCAAAGGGGGGCTCCGCGGCTGTGTCATCCACCTCGGGCGGCAAAATTTCGTACCAAGGCCGGAAGGGGTACTTGTCTACCACCTTCATGGCCCTATCTCTTCCTACGCGACTCCTAAACTTCGGCATATGACCGAAGTCGATGTTGGCTACGTCCACTGGAGCAACTGGCTCCGGTACACCCTCGTCATGGGGTATCTCGGTCCCGAGCTCGGTATTATACTCCACCTCGGAGCCGCCTTCGCTGATCTCGGACGATTCCAATTCCGAGGCTGTCTCTCTGGCTCTCATCTCGGTCGATCCTTCCTCAGAACTC
Coding sequences within it:
- the LOC113722410 gene encoding uncharacterized protein, producing the protein MAEFVSHNPTIFEELGRYLKRQGKEKTESSKRRPTKSPEVPSGEDSDEGRVSRSTSRRASSKATSKLASISRALSRGLLGKRAEDPPRRSGGLASDYMRAPPFTDDINGEMVPPNFKLPNLPTYDGRGDPEDHLRAFISAFRLYCVPDAVICRAFPIFLHGTARKWFWSLEPGSISSLDELIDRFIHRFVSSRPITKTSAYLLNLQQGQGESLRSYAQRFNEENVQIPDQNEQVTLAAFTNGLVAGLFNTEIHRDYPRTLHELWERVDQGIRSEDVNRMKREAQASRTGQDNRRRKDIGRGEPGPSGTSNQLRDRRSVFDRIVKGRSSTSDAELTPLNSSRSHVLGVMRQNHLGRTPPEIPGRRDKRNSNLYCAYHRDVGHETEDCNDLKREIENLIRQGYLKQFIRKDGSFNRNASHRESRGPRREDRRDTKLNCRGPENHKGDQRPPRDGSPGYGPNIAGVINTISGGPTGGDSQNSRKRIYRQAGMDVAEPSSRLSEVITYGPRDPVPAASSNHETLVIEVLTNNYIVKKVYVDPESSVDVMYYRTFESLKLTREQLTPVRTPLVGFGGHVVHPEGMVNLMVTIGRHPHCRTVPVSFAVVKAERHFGPERSKAISDEVDKLLPAKMIHEVQYPTWLSNPVMVKKDTGGWRMCVDFTDLNKACPKDCYPLPRIDTLVDSAMGYEILCFLDAFKGYHQIGMSEENQEKTAFYTNQGTYCYTTMPFGLKNAGATYQRLINRLFKNQIGRNVEAYVDDILVKSLATSSFLLELREIFGVLRDSRMKLNPKKCVFGVTSGKFLGYLVSHRGIEANPDKIKAIQDMSPPRNVREVQRLNGRLAALNRFLSQSAEKALPFFKVLKKSDQFAWTEECQVAFDQLKQYLHHLPTLASPRPEEKLYLYLSAADEAVSAVLIRDEGTQVPVYYVSRALRGPETRYTQVEKLVLGLVHAARRLKPYFLAHPISEPRTAIKAQALADFLAELTFTDGPESASAGAEVSTASPWTLYVDGSSNGEGCGAGLLLEGPQGEVCSYALRFGFPATNNEAEYETLIAGLQLARRLGAQ